The genomic interval AAGTCCATGGGGTGCCGCTCCATCGTGATGGCGGCCACGGGCAGGCCGTACTTGTCCTTCACGCCCGGCTCCACCGTCACGTACGTGCCCGAGGTGGGGAGGAACTCGCCGTACACCTCGAACTGGAGGATGCGCGAGTCCCGGTACTCCCGCATCCGGTCCTTCAGCGCCTTGCCGAAGACGCCGTCCTTGCCGCTGCCCGCGAGCCCCACCGCCGCGAAGATGGGGTTGGGGTGCGTCCACATGAAGCCCAGCGTCCCTCCCTTGCGGAAGCCGAAGCGCTCGTCCGGCATCAGGTAGAAGTCCTGCACGCTCCGGTTCACGAAGGGCGCCGGGTCCGTCAGCCACGGCCGCGCCGCGCTCTGCTTCGACACGCGGAACGTGGCACGCGACTCGCCGAACGAGCTGAAGATGAGGTTCCTGCCCACCAGCCCGCTGCCATTGGCGAGCCCTCGCGGGAAGCGGTTGGACACCGAGTTGAGCAGCAGCCGCGCGCTCTCCACCGCCGTGCAGGACACCACCACCACCTTCGCTGGCTGCTCCTGCTCCACCCCGTCCGCGTCCAGGTACACCACGCTCCGGGCCCGGCCCTCCTTGTCCACCTCCACCGAGCGCGCCATGCACCGCGGCCGCAGCTCCACGTTCCCTGTGGCGAGCGCCGCCGGGATGAGGTTCGCGTTGGTGCCGCTCTTGGCTCCCATCTCGCAGCCGTAGCTGCCGCACAGCGCGCAGTAGGCGCATCCCGCGCGTCCCCGGTAGGGCCGGCTGATGATGCCTCGCGCCGTGGGCAGGCTGTGCCACCCCATGTCCCCGCACACCCGGTCCAGCTCCCGGGCGATGGGGTGCACGTCCAGCGGTGGCAGCGGGTACGGGCCCTTGCGCGGCTCGGCGAAGGGATGCGGCACCGCCTCGCCGGACACGCCCAGCTCGGCCTCGGCCACGTCGTAGAAGGGCGCCAGCTCCTCGTAGGCGATGGGCCAGTCCGCGAGCGTGCTGCCCTTCACCGCGCCGAGCGTCGAGCGCAGCCGGAAGTCCACCGGCTTGAGCCGGTAGAAGTAGCCGCTCATGTGCACCGTGCCGCCGCCCACGCAGTTGGCCGTCCACGCGGAGTTGGTGCGCTCGTAGCGGCCCGCCGCGCCCTGGCGCACCAGGTGGGGCTCCTCCCACGGCAGGGGCATGAAGAAGTTGCGGCGGCTGTTGAGGATCTCGTCGTGGATGAAGTCCTTGGGTTGGTAGTGCGCTCCCTTCTCCAGCACCACCACCTTGAAGCCCGCGCGTCCCAGCTCCAGCGCCATGGGGGCACCGCCCGCGCCGCTGCCGATGATGCAGACGTCCACTGGCGCCTTCGTCACGGGTGCCTCCCGCAGGTCTTCAGGCACTTCATGCCGTCATGGCCCTCGGGCGGCGCGGAGGCCACCGTGCCCACCGTGTCGAAGCCCACCAGCTTCCAGCCCACCCGGTCCTTGTTGCCGCCGTAGGACGGGTCCCCGAGGTACCCCTCCAGCGTCAGCACCATCAACAGCTCGAAGAAGTGCGCCTCGCCGCTGCCCGCGGGGCTGTCCTTGAAGACACCGAGCAGCTCGTCCTGCTGGGCGGGCGTGGCCTGGACGAAGCCCACCTGGAACATCCGCTGCGAGCGCCGCTCCAGCGCGGCCACGCCCTGCATGAAGTCCTGGCGCATCTGCTCGAGCTCCGGTGACTGGAGCATCCGGTCGATGTAGACGGGCACGTCCGCGTCCTTCGCGCCAGGGTCCTCGTCGCGCGGGAGGATTCGATCGCTGGCGGCGGCCACCACGGCGTACTCGGCCCGGGTGAAGGTGAGGGGGGACAGGCCGTTCGCCGCCGCGGCCTGGGTGTTGGCGGGCGCCGAGGGCTCTGAGGACGGGCCGCGCTTGCAGGCCGCGCCGCCGAGGAGCACCACGCCGCCACCGAAGAAGGACAGCCGCTGGAGGAAGGATCGCCGGTCCATGGGCGCCCAAGCCTAGCCCAGCTGGCGTAGGATGGGGTCCTTGCTCGATTCACAACCAAGGAGACGCTCCATGAGACGGCAGGGATGGGCGCTGGGCCTGGCGCTCGCATTGGCGTGTACCCCCGAGGCGCCGCGTCCCCCCGATGCGGGCACCGGGGGCGACAACACCGACACCCTCAACGAGTTGTCCCCCTTCCAACGGCTCGTCCTCGACGCGACGGCCACGGAGCTGCAGCCGCTCGCGCTCGCGGTGGGGCCGCAGGACCGGGTCGGCGTGGCCTACATCAGCCGCGTGACGGGGACGAAGGAGTACGAGGTCCGCTTCATCGAGTGGAAGGCCGGCCAGGCCTCGCAGCCCGAGCGCGTCGCCACGGTGGAGGTGGTGGGGGGCGTGGCGGTGGCGTACGACTCCACGGGCAAGGCCGCGGTGAGCTACCTCGGTGGCGGCAGCGACCAATCCGTGGAGTGGGTGCAGAGCGATCTCGCCGTGTCGTACCGCAATGCGCCCGGAAGCTGGGTGGAGAGAATCCCGGCCACCAGGAGCAACAACGCGCCGACGGGCAACGCTCTGGCGGACTCGGGCTACCTGGTGGGCCTCAACCCCGCCATCGTCTTCGACGGCACGAAGGCCTACGTCGCGTACCGGGACGGGCACAACGGCCAGTTCGGCAAGCAGGACTGGGAGGGCAGCGACCTCGAGCTGGTCGAAGGTGGCCCGACGAGCTGGACCCCCAGGATGTTGGCCATGTCTGCCGACACCAAGGCGGGTTATGGCGGCCACATCTCCATGGTGATGGCGGGGGGGCAGCCGGCGCTGGTGCACGACCAGGTGACGGATGGAGCGGATGCCCGGGGCCGCAACGTGCTCTTCCAGCGCCGCAAGCCGGACGGCTCCTGGACGACGGCGTTCCAGGTGCAGGCGGTCGCCGACACGCAGCTGGGCGCGAGCCTCGGATGGGACAGCCAGGTGGGCTACGGCGTGGCGGTGGTGAACCGCACCAGCAACAAGCTCACCTATACCTTCTCGAAGGATGGCGTCTCCTGGTCCGAGCCGGACCCGGTGTTCCAGTCGGGCGCGGGTGGCTGGTACCCGTCGCTGGCCTTCGACCCGGTGCATCACGAGCCGCACATCGCCTATTACATCTGCTCCAACAGCGTGAGCGCCAACGAGCAGAGCTGCGACCCGCGCGTGGACGAGCTGCACATCTCCGCGTTCATCGAGCAGAACTGGAATGACGTGCTGGTGGACGCCGCGGGCGGGTGGGGAGCGAAGCTGGCCTTCCTGTCCACGGGCAAGCGGGTGGTGGCGTACCGCGCGCCGGACACGGGCATGGTGAAGCTGGCGGTGGAGCCGTGAGGGCAGTGGCGTGCCTGGCGCTGGCGGTGTGCGGCACGCTGGTGGGGTGTGGCGGGGACAACTCGCTGTCGGGCAGCGTGGGAGACCTGTTCTCGCTGGAGGTGTCGCGCGTGGAGGTGCAGCGCAACGTCCAGGCGCTGCAGGTGAGCTACTACCGCAGCACGGCCACCGATGTGGACCTGGTGGTGCGGTTGAGCGTGGACACGGAGGGGTTGGAGCTGAAGCCGGGGACGGAGGTGGACCTGGCGGGGCTGACGCCTTCGGGGCACGCGCGGGCGACGGTGGTGCACCTGGCGGCGGGCGAGCCGGCGCGTGTCTTCGCGCCGGTGGAGAACGGAGACCTGGTGCTGGACGAGGGCGGCAACCCGGGTGAGCCGACGCGCGGTGACTTCTCGCTGTCCTTCAAGAAGGGCGAGGGCTACGGCGCGGGCCGGACGCTCGGCGGCCGTTTCTCGGCGGTGGCGGCCGACGCGGGCTTCGGCCCCGAGCCTCCTCTGTAGAGG from Archangium lipolyticum carries:
- a CDS encoding gluconate 2-dehydrogenase subunit 3 family protein, with the translated sequence MDRRSFLQRLSFFGGGVVLLGGAACKRGPSSEPSAPANTQAAAANGLSPLTFTRAEYAVVAAASDRILPRDEDPGAKDADVPVYIDRMLQSPELEQMRQDFMQGVAALERRSQRMFQVGFVQATPAQQDELLGVFKDSPAGSGEAHFFELLMVLTLEGYLGDPSYGGNKDRVGWKLVGFDTVGTVASAPPEGHDGMKCLKTCGRHP
- a CDS encoding GMC family oxidoreductase, which translates into the protein MALELGRAGFKVVVLEKGAHYQPKDFIHDEILNSRRNFFMPLPWEEPHLVRQGAAGRYERTNSAWTANCVGGGTVHMSGYFYRLKPVDFRLRSTLGAVKGSTLADWPIAYEELAPFYDVAEAELGVSGEAVPHPFAEPRKGPYPLPPLDVHPIARELDRVCGDMGWHSLPTARGIISRPYRGRAGCAYCALCGSYGCEMGAKSGTNANLIPAALATGNVELRPRCMARSVEVDKEGRARSVVYLDADGVEQEQPAKVVVVSCTAVESARLLLNSVSNRFPRGLANGSGLVGRNLIFSSFGESRATFRVSKQSAARPWLTDPAPFVNRSVQDFYLMPDERFGFRKGGTLGFMWTHPNPIFAAVGLAGSGKDGVFGKALKDRMREYRDSRILQFEVYGEFLPTSGTYVTVEPGVKDKYGLPVAAITMERHPMDFAATRFLVERGEEILMRLDPDDMKRVGIAGETTILQHGTCRFGNDPATSVLNKECRAHEVPNLYVVDGSFMPTAGSVPSTLTIVANSFRVARGLVTRMKRNEIRPSPSGRGPG